A portion of the Candidatus Bathyarchaeum sp. genome contains these proteins:
- a CDS encoding ABC transporter ATP-binding protein, which produces MPSLEAVNLSKEYGSFTAVSNLNIKVEGAKCVGFLGPNGAGKTTTLKMFTALIKPSSGKALINGIDVHKQKEKALEYVGALIETPEIYPSLTAREALKMIAEIRGVPRSERQKRIEYAIAEVKMDEWIDKRVNKFSKGMKQRICIASALLSDPSVILLDEPTSGLDPRGMSEVREIIKSLKNHQRLIFMSSHILSEVADVCDEVAMFDRGKLVIYDTLSKVTAKASDGENIVEVGLRRSITPEIISKTRSISGVKSVDEKDGTTMRVYFAGGVDVQEQILADIFKLKIRLISFKPASSALEEAYMKLVTGGK; this is translated from the coding sequence ATGCCATCACTTGAAGCAGTAAACCTATCAAAAGAGTACGGTTCATTTACTGCTGTTTCAAACCTAAATATCAAAGTGGAAGGCGCAAAATGTGTCGGTTTCCTTGGTCCTAACGGGGCAGGAAAAACAACAACCCTCAAAATGTTTACCGCCCTAATCAAGCCCTCCTCAGGGAAAGCCCTCATAAACGGAATTGACGTGCACAAACAGAAAGAGAAAGCACTTGAATATGTCGGCGCGTTGATTGAAACCCCGGAAATTTACCCCTCGCTTACAGCAAGAGAAGCACTAAAAATGATTGCTGAAATCCGAGGAGTCCCACGTTCTGAGCGCCAAAAGAGAATAGAATATGCAATCGCAGAAGTCAAAATGGACGAATGGATTGACAAAAGAGTCAACAAGTTCTCCAAAGGCATGAAGCAAAGGATATGCATCGCCTCTGCGCTTCTAAGTGACCCTTCTGTAATTCTACTAGACGAACCTACCTCAGGGCTGGACCCGCGAGGAATGAGCGAAGTCAGAGAAATAATAAAGTCCCTGAAAAACCATCAAAGACTAATTTTCATGAGCTCACACATTCTTAGCGAGGTTGCAGATGTCTGCGACGAAGTAGCAATGTTTGACCGCGGAAAACTAGTCATCTACGACACACTTTCCAAAGTAACTGCAAAGGCATCTGATGGAGAAAACATCGTTGAAGTTGGGTTACGTCGCTCAATTACTCCTGAAATAATAAGCAAGACACGCTCAATTTCTGGTGTTAAGTCAGTTGATGAAAAAGATGGAACTACAATGCGAGTTTATTTTGCAGGCGGGGTTGACGTGCAAGAGCAAATTCTTGCCGATATTTTCAAGCTGAAAATTAGATTAATCAGCTTCAAACCAGCCTCGTCAGCACTTGAAGAGGCTTATATGAAATTGGTAACAGGAGGAAAATAA
- a CDS encoding ABC transporter permease: MTSTKSVGLNKVPSKFTQIGVIMKYTLLDYVRSRRFFILMALTLVMSIVLAVVVGKGIFGVWGTFAPIFITFSVVFFGGDAISGEFQNKTGYFSVPNPIQRSVIYTGKWLSAFTASCITFGVFAASTLITGLYHSNVPSEFGLSVMFAYFYLAAIVGFVFFVSSLFKSSTNAFIVDIVVLMLVFSIVSQIAGMIPVEPWFSLSYGGEIMTTILQNPYPPNMVVNQFGSVTMTTYNPTVAEGLAIMGVYLIVTTVAGLLLFKRKEFN; this comes from the coding sequence TTGACCAGTACAAAATCTGTAGGCTTGAACAAAGTTCCATCTAAATTTACACAGATAGGCGTCATAATGAAGTATACTCTGCTTGACTATGTCCGGTCAAGGCGTTTCTTTATACTAATGGCTTTAACACTTGTTATGAGTATTGTTTTAGCTGTTGTTGTAGGAAAGGGCATCTTTGGAGTATGGGGAACATTTGCACCCATATTCATAACGTTCTCCGTAGTTTTCTTTGGTGGAGATGCCATATCTGGTGAATTTCAGAATAAGACAGGATACTTCAGCGTTCCAAACCCCATCCAGAGGTCAGTAATCTACACAGGTAAGTGGTTATCCGCTTTTACCGCATCATGCATCACCTTTGGAGTTTTTGCAGCATCTACATTAATCACTGGACTTTACCACTCAAACGTCCCCTCTGAATTCGGTTTGTCAGTAATGTTTGCATACTTCTACCTCGCAGCAATCGTTGGGTTTGTGTTCTTCGTTAGCTCATTATTCAAGAGCAGCACTAATGCCTTCATTGTAGACATTGTTGTTCTCATGTTGGTATTTAGCATCGTGAGCCAAATTGCAGGTATGATTCCTGTAGAACCATGGTTTAGCCTAAGTTACGGTGGAGAAATTATGACGACCATACTTCAAAACCCTTATCCGCCTAATATGGTAGTGAACCAATTTGGCAGTGTAACAATGACGACCTACAATCCCACTGTTGCAGAAGGATTAGCAATAATGGGAGTCTACCTAATTGTTACGACAGTCGCAGGTTTGCTTCTGTTCAAGCGAAAAGAGTTCAATTAG
- the ilvC gene encoding ketol-acid reductoisomerase, with amino-acid sequence MVELDFGGVKETVVTRKEFTVEKAKQILKNETVAVLGYGIQGRAQSLNMRDNGIKVIVGQSKEFKTNYEQAIEDGWVPGENLFSLEEASQKGTIKLYLLTDAAQKLLWPKLKGTFKEGDALYFSHGFSIVYREQTGVVPPENIDVILVAPKGSGTSVRTNFMAGSGINSSYAVHQDFTGKADDRVKAIGIAIGSGYLFPTTFEKEVYSDLTGERGVLMGALAGIMEAQYNCLRERGHSPSEAFNETVEELTQSLIRLVDQNGMDWMYNNCSETARIGALRWRERFRDTTKPLFDCLYEFVACGEEVKIVLDKSAQSDYKKKLAEELQEMGNSEMWKAGKTVRSLRPNR; translated from the coding sequence ATGGTTGAATTGGACTTTGGCGGTGTGAAAGAAACCGTCGTAACAAGAAAAGAATTCACAGTAGAAAAAGCAAAACAAATCCTGAAAAATGAAACAGTTGCAGTCCTAGGATATGGAATCCAAGGGCGAGCACAATCATTGAATATGCGCGATAACGGAATCAAGGTTATTGTTGGTCAAAGTAAAGAATTCAAAACCAACTACGAGCAAGCAATCGAAGACGGATGGGTTCCAGGAGAAAACTTGTTTTCTCTTGAAGAAGCATCCCAAAAAGGAACCATTAAACTATACCTGTTAACTGATGCAGCCCAAAAACTACTATGGCCCAAACTAAAAGGCACTTTCAAAGAAGGAGATGCCCTGTACTTTTCGCATGGATTTTCAATAGTTTATCGTGAACAAACAGGAGTAGTTCCCCCAGAAAACATTGACGTTATCCTAGTTGCACCAAAAGGTTCTGGAACTTCGGTAAGGACTAACTTTATGGCAGGAAGTGGAATCAACAGCAGCTACGCGGTTCACCAAGATTTCACCGGAAAGGCAGATGATAGAGTGAAAGCCATCGGAATTGCCATTGGTTCAGGTTATTTGTTCCCCACAACCTTTGAAAAAGAAGTCTACAGCGACCTAACCGGAGAAAGAGGAGTGTTAATGGGTGCCCTTGCAGGAATAATGGAAGCGCAATACAATTGTTTGCGAGAACGAGGCCACAGCCCAAGCGAAGCCTTCAACGAAACAGTAGAAGAGTTAACCCAGAGCCTCATCAGATTAGTAGACCAAAACGGAATGGACTGGATGTACAATAACTGTAGCGAAACCGCAAGAATTGGAGCCCTCCGATGGAGAGAACGTTTCCGAGACACCACCAAACCCCTGTTTGATTGCCTTTACGAGTTCGTAGCCTGTGGCGAAGAAGTCAAAATTGTCCTAGACAAAAGCGCACAATCTGACTACAAGAAGAAACTTGCCGAAGAACTACAAGAAATGGGCAATTCAGAAATGTGGAAAGCAGGAAAAACCGTCAGGTCACTACGACCTAACAGATAA
- a CDS encoding glycosyltransferase family 2 protein, translating to MDGKKILCLIPTLRDDPSKTIDSVFKQTLKVSSIIVIVGSKRLYNQIASLSSNIIEIIYFKPNTDDYLGKRVARALNVALSHINLEDYDYILRIDADTMLPPKFIENNIKANADQIGTSGYAMLLKASSFIDVFKGKFTEVGAEDSYIGLHFLRSGCSVKQWICKPNLMRKSGQHHSYRHYYDRGIEMYKLGYEPIHVFETFFHDIRSIFSSLGYILAIFKKIERYEISDWVFKTQIRRLIHKKQFNSSNYS from the coding sequence TTGGACGGAAAAAAAATACTTTGTCTCATTCCAACCTTGCGCGATGACCCTTCCAAAACAATTGATAGTGTATTTAAACAAACTCTGAAAGTTTCAAGCATAATTGTAATAGTAGGCTCAAAAAGACTATACAATCAAATTGCATCGTTGAGTTCAAACATTATTGAAATTATTTATTTTAAACCAAATACGGATGACTATTTAGGAAAAAGAGTTGCAAGAGCTTTGAATGTTGCACTGAGTCATATCAATCTGGAAGATTATGACTATATTTTAAGAATTGATGCAGACACAATGCTTCCACCTAAATTTATTGAAAATAATATAAAAGCAAATGCAGATCAAATTGGTACATCAGGTTATGCGATGCTTCTTAAAGCTTCTTCTTTCATTGACGTGTTCAAAGGTAAATTTACTGAAGTAGGAGCTGAGGATAGTTACATTGGATTACATTTCTTACGTAGTGGTTGTTCAGTAAAACAATGGATTTGTAAACCAAATTTAATGCGAAAAAGTGGTCAACATCATTCATACAGGCATTACTACGATCGGGGAATAGAAATGTACAAACTAGGTTATGAACCCATTCACGTTTTTGAAACATTTTTTCATGATATCCGCTCCATTTTTTCAAGTTTAGGATACATTTTAGCAATATTTAAAAAAATTGAACGCTATGAAATTAGTGATTGGGTTTTTAAAACCCAAATAAGAAGACTAATACATAAAAAACAGTTTAACTCTTCAAATTATTCGTGA
- a CDS encoding class I SAM-dependent methyltransferase, which yields MSSSYTRMVNGFEKSLITAVFNSKMMADFGCGFGRWAHIIKSDVDRWGNNAFLVSCDAFQSSLNGLRIIPFKEDAFDITIAYGLIEHMEKNGRKQVICFKNSIAK from the coding sequence TTGAGTAGTTCCTATACGCGAATGGTAAATGGCTTTGAAAAATCGCTCATAACTGCTGTTTTTAATTCAAAAATGATGGCCGATTTTGGCTGTGGTTTTGGACGTTGGGCTCACATAATAAAAAGTGATGTTGATAGATGGGGAAATAATGCTTTTCTAGTGAGTTGTGACGCATTTCAATCATCATTGAACGGGCTAAGAATCATTCCCTTTAAAGAAGATGCATTTGACATTACAATAGCTTACGGACTTATAGAGCACATGGAAAAAAATGGGAGGAAACAAGTTATTTGCTTCAAAAACAGTATCGCCAAATAA
- a CDS encoding sodium:calcium antiporter, whose translation MRTTVKIVITLALSIAALAVSLFILYWGSKRIVRGASGLSSCLNISRVVVGTVFVAFVTALPELLSSLFAVSFGSSHMALGSIIGSNIYNIPLIIGICGLVGGGLQIKDSSINKECMFMLGLSFLLVVLLAVFQQVTWWMGAIFVGFYPLFIYHSLKNGTCTVDECCSEHQPSKRNISFDILLGASALVIATFMMVNSAITISTIFGLDQFFVGLTVLALGCVVPEVAVSVAATLAGEEDITIGNVIGDNMLTLTLVFGTVGLTSQFTVSLSEILYTTPFMIIATLMLFTMNKLGHNVNKTWGVMMLATACLAFVFQTSVSIF comes from the coding sequence ATGAGAACTACGGTGAAAATCGTGATAACTCTCGCCTTAAGCATCGCCGCACTGGCAGTGAGCCTATTCATTCTTTACTGGGGCTCCAAACGAATAGTTAGAGGTGCTTCTGGGCTTTCTTCGTGCTTAAACATCAGCCGAGTAGTTGTCGGAACCGTTTTTGTTGCCTTTGTAACCGCACTGCCGGAACTTCTTAGTTCACTTTTTGCGGTCAGCTTTGGCTCTTCCCATATGGCTTTGGGAAGCATAATCGGCTCAAACATCTACAACATCCCCCTCATCATAGGCATATGCGGCCTAGTTGGAGGTGGACTTCAAATCAAGGACTCATCCATAAACAAAGAATGTATGTTCATGCTAGGACTAAGTTTTCTGCTTGTTGTCTTGCTGGCAGTCTTCCAACAGGTAACTTGGTGGATGGGGGCAATCTTTGTTGGATTTTATCCCTTGTTCATTTACCATTCACTAAAAAACGGAACCTGCACCGTAGACGAATGCTGCTCAGAACACCAACCCAGCAAAAGAAACATAAGCTTTGACATACTCCTAGGTGCATCCGCTCTAGTAATCGCCACTTTCATGATGGTAAATAGCGCAATTACAATATCAACAATCTTTGGATTGGACCAATTCTTTGTCGGACTTACAGTGCTAGCCCTTGGGTGTGTTGTCCCCGAAGTCGCAGTCTCTGTAGCTGCAACTCTTGCCGGAGAAGAAGACATAACCATCGGCAACGTAATCGGAGACAACATGTTAACTTTGACTCTTGTTTTTGGAACCGTGGGATTAACTTCTCAATTTACTGTTTCTTTGTCTGAAATTTTGTATACAACACCGTTCATGATAATTGCTACCTTGATGTTGTTCACAATGAATAAATTAGGACACAACGTGAACAAAACATGGGGCGTCATGATGCTAGCAACAGCATGTTTAGCATTTGTTTTCCAAACGTCAGTTAGCATCTTCTAA
- a CDS encoding VTT domain-containing protein, with amino-acid sequence MLEAWLQQFTQFGYLGIFIISFIGSVSVIFPVPYTLVIFGLGSVLDPALVAISGGLGAALGEFSGYAIGYYGTSKINEKRRKKMNFMVKVFDKYGPVAIFLFALTPLPDDLLFIPLGVMHYSFVKSFIPAIIGKILMTFIVAYSGQQSIEFIAVVFGESGLLGTIITTVLLALVLFALIKIDWEKVFEKHVAHKT; translated from the coding sequence TTGCTTGAAGCGTGGTTGCAACAATTTACCCAGTTCGGGTACTTGGGCATTTTCATCATCAGTTTTATTGGTTCAGTTTCAGTTATCTTCCCAGTACCGTACACTCTGGTAATCTTTGGCCTAGGAAGCGTTCTGGACCCCGCACTAGTTGCAATTAGCGGAGGATTAGGCGCAGCCCTTGGAGAATTTTCCGGATACGCCATAGGCTACTACGGAACATCGAAAATAAACGAAAAAAGACGAAAAAAAATGAACTTCATGGTGAAAGTCTTTGACAAATATGGACCAGTTGCAATATTTCTGTTTGCCTTAACTCCGTTGCCGGATGATCTGCTGTTTATTCCCTTGGGCGTGATGCATTACTCTTTTGTGAAATCCTTCATCCCCGCCATCATCGGAAAAATTTTAATGACATTTATTGTAGCCTACAGTGGACAGCAGTCCATCGAATTTATTGCGGTAGTTTTTGGAGAATCAGGATTGTTGGGAACCATAATTACGACGGTGCTTCTTGCCCTTGTACTCTTTGCCCTGATAAAAATTGACTGGGAAAAGGTGTTCGAAAAACATGTTGCCCACAAAACATGA
- a CDS encoding winged helix-turn-helix domain-containing protein has translation MEIHIAILRALAYHGRLKPTHITYKANVNCSALKEYLDFLMERKLITEQSISKKSKSRKVYAITELGLNALRNVKEINNALHVFDDLKVSSIELPARLG, from the coding sequence TTGGAAATTCACATAGCGATTCTTCGGGCTTTGGCATACCATGGTCGATTAAAGCCTACTCATATAACCTATAAAGCAAATGTAAACTGTAGTGCTTTAAAAGAGTACTTAGATTTTCTTATGGAACGCAAGTTGATCACAGAACAATCAATAAGCAAAAAAAGTAAATCAAGAAAAGTTTATGCAATTACGGAGTTAGGTTTGAATGCCCTTCGAAACGTCAAAGAGATAAACAATGCTTTGCACGTGTTCGACGACCTTAAGGTGTCTTCAATTGAATTGCCTGCCCGACTGGGCTGA
- a CDS encoding right-handed parallel beta-helix repeat-containing protein, whose protein sequence is MKISKRLFLSSIFLVFLTIVNFVPLIALATAWSQNYGGPETDEATSLVVAADGGYAIAGYTKSFGAGDDDFWLIKTDATGNLQWNKTYGGEHSDRAHSLVQTSDGGYAIGGTLGSDFGLIKTDSGGNVEWNQSYGEIFEYAYCLIQTSDDGYALVGFKGNYASFENTDCWLVKTDKFGNMDWNQTFGSTRVDIGHTLIQTSDGGYVIAGESAHGCWLIKTDTNGNLEWNQTYYELGNGAFNSVLEHSDGGYVLSGTTDKAFLIRMDKKGNIVWNQTYGGQGGWPESNSLIETLDGGYALAGRVGLNFWLIKTDSKGNMEWEQTIGGRVVDTATALVQASDGGFVLAGVTKSYGLSTDFWLVKTYDQDHVPQHHVYIRPDGTVEGTDKIQRNGNAYIFTEDIVVNYIFVEKDNIIVNGNGYTVSGSGIDGGGIGFVLINRENVSIRNTKIQNFTTGISLEGSLWNTIIGNNISDNKIGIFSGFDHNFIFENNITDNRVGIHFITHSYDNTVYSNNFVNNSQQIEITQQTTSENGIPNAFNKGMLGNYWSDYNGTDGDGDGIGDTPYVINKYNQDNYPLVKSYVIPEFPSFFPLLLAVISLMTTAIIFRYKLHNKQNKARNKKT, encoded by the coding sequence ATGAAAATTTCTAAAAGATTGTTTCTTTCAAGCATATTTTTAGTTTTTTTGACTATCGTCAATTTTGTCCCCCTGATAGCATTAGCAACAGCTTGGAGCCAAAATTACGGCGGTCCAGAGACTGACGAAGCTACATCCTTAGTTGTGGCGGCTGATGGAGGTTACGCTATAGCAGGTTACACAAAATCGTTTGGAGCGGGAGATGATGATTTTTGGCTTATAAAAACAGATGCAACAGGAAATTTGCAATGGAACAAGACCTACGGCGGTGAGCATTCAGATCGGGCTCACTCGTTGGTTCAAACTTCTGATGGCGGATACGCAATAGGAGGAACTCTTGGATCCGATTTTGGGTTGATTAAAACTGATTCAGGTGGAAATGTAGAATGGAACCAATCTTATGGAGAAATTTTTGAATATGCTTATTGTTTAATTCAAACTTCTGACGATGGATATGCACTAGTTGGATTCAAAGGTAATTACGCTAGTTTTGAAAATACTGACTGTTGGCTGGTGAAGACTGACAAATTTGGAAATATGGATTGGAATCAAACATTTGGATCAACAAGGGTCGATATCGGGCATACTCTGATTCAGACAAGCGACGGAGGTTACGTTATAGCGGGTGAATCAGCGCATGGTTGTTGGTTGATTAAAACTGACACTAATGGAAATTTGGAGTGGAACCAAACATACTATGAACTGGGAAATGGTGCATTTAATTCAGTGCTTGAACATTCTGATGGAGGCTATGTTTTGTCTGGAACCACGGATAAGGCATTTTTGATTAGGATGGACAAAAAAGGGAATATTGTGTGGAACCAAACATATGGAGGGCAAGGAGGTTGGCCTGAATCGAACTCGTTGATTGAAACTCTTGATGGTGGATACGCACTAGCTGGCCGAGTGGGACTCAATTTTTGGTTGATTAAAACTGATTCGAAAGGAAACATGGAATGGGAACAGACGATTGGCGGCAGAGTTGTGGATACCGCAACAGCTTTGGTACAAGCTTCCGATGGAGGATTCGTATTAGCTGGAGTTACAAAGTCTTATGGTTTGTCTACAGATTTTTGGTTGGTTAAAACATATGACCAAGATCATGTTCCGCAGCATCATGTATACATCAGGCCTGACGGAACCGTAGAAGGAACGGACAAAATCCAGCGTAACGGTAACGCATACATTTTTACTGAAGATATTGTTGTCAATTACATTTTTGTAGAAAAAGACAACATAATCGTGAATGGAAATGGTTATACTGTTAGTGGTTCAGGTATTGATGGCGGTGGAATTGGATTCGTTTTAATAAATAGGGAAAACGTTTCAATCCGAAATACAAAAATCCAAAACTTTACAACGGGCATCTCACTCGAAGGGTCATTATGGAACACCATAATTGGAAACAACATAAGCGATAACAAAATTGGCATTTTCAGTGGTTTTGACCATAACTTCATCTTTGAAAACAACATAACAGACAATAGAGTAGGAATTCATTTCATTACTCATTCTTACGACAACACAGTTTACTCTAACAACTTTGTTAACAACAGCCAACAAATCGAGATTACTCAACAAACAACAAGTGAAAACGGGATTCCAAACGCTTTCAACAAGGGAATGTTAGGCAACTACTGGAGTGACTACAACGGAACTGATGGTGATGGAGACGGCATAGGAGACACTCCATATGTAATAAACAAATACAACCAAGATAACTATCCATTAGTCAAGAGTTATGTAATTCCAGAGTTTCCATCATTTTTTCCCTTGCTATTAGCAGTAATTTCACTCATGACAACCGCCATCATTTTCAGGTACAAACTACATAACAAACAAAACAAAGCAAGAAACAAAAAGACGTAA
- a CDS encoding flavodoxin domain-containing protein codes for MTKTLIAYGTRYGATEMTANEIADVFRQEGLDTNVVNLKKDKVKDISDYDLVVVGSGIKIKKWTKEPEKFLGKFKNELANKKTALFICCGAKYPLDEKADTETELQYARKHHLEEKAAKYNIQPIAFGLFGGVYNFNKMGWFFKKTLSAVKPQLEAAGVPETQPGLYDTREISNIRNWARDVAQKV; via the coding sequence TTGACTAAAACCTTGATTGCTTATGGCACACGCTATGGAGCAACTGAAATGACTGCTAACGAAATTGCTGATGTGTTTCGTCAAGAAGGATTAGACACTAACGTGGTTAATCTGAAAAAAGACAAAGTCAAAGACATCAGCGACTACGACCTAGTTGTAGTGGGCAGCGGAATTAAAATAAAAAAATGGACCAAAGAACCTGAAAAGTTTCTGGGCAAATTCAAAAACGAGCTAGCAAACAAAAAGACTGCCCTGTTCATCTGTTGTGGAGCCAAGTACCCATTAGATGAAAAAGCAGACACGGAAACAGAACTTCAATACGCCAGAAAACATCATCTAGAAGAAAAAGCAGCAAAATACAATATACAACCAATAGCTTTTGGATTGTTTGGAGGAGTTTACAACTTTAACAAGATGGGATGGTTTTTCAAAAAAACCTTGTCTGCAGTTAAACCCCAACTAGAAGCAGCGGGAGTTCCTGAAACGCAACCCGGACTTTACGATACCCGGGAAATAAGCAACATACGCAACTGGGCAAGAGACGTTGCACAAAAAGTTTAG
- a CDS encoding metal-dependent transcriptional regulator: protein MTKQVTPCFERYLEGIYLLQQRNGVTRTGDLAKFFGVVSGTITNTVTKLKNEGLVHHQPYVGVTLTEEGKHIALISLKKHELLTKLFTNFLEIEQKLAYEVAFNIAGYFPENVIKKIEEKIK from the coding sequence ATGACCAAACAAGTCACTCCGTGTTTTGAACGTTACCTTGAGGGCATATACCTTCTTCAACAGAGAAATGGTGTTACTAGAACGGGTGACCTTGCTAAATTTTTTGGTGTTGTTTCAGGTACAATAACCAACACAGTAACTAAACTGAAAAATGAAGGACTAGTTCATCATCAACCATATGTTGGTGTCACTCTTACTGAAGAGGGAAAACATATCGCATTAATTTCCCTCAAGAAACATGAACTATTAACGAAGCTGTTTACTAACTTTTTAGAAATTGAACAAAAGCTCGCTTACGAGGTTGCCTTTAATATTGCAGGTTATTTTCCCGAAAATGTAATCAAAAAAATTGAAGAAAAAATTAAATGA
- the feoB gene encoding ferrous iron transport protein B → MPKTVALIGNPNVGKSVIFNSLVPGARQHVGNWPGKTVEKKEGKCVHKGTELKIVDLPGTYSLTARAVDELVSRNYIVEEKPDVVVHIIDASNIERNLYFTFLLLELEANVVVALNMFDIAKEKGYTIDVKKLSKQLGVPVVPTVATAKEGLDKLKDEIVYATKKQVLITKPKMDYGKDLETKIDSVARVVEKDLALTKKYPPRWLAIKLLEKDDDALEKIEGSKIQKEIQDAINQVQKTIGDDPEIVLADKRYDLVSEVLSSSLVKGTKKWTITDMLDKVFIHKYLGIPVFLTLFWAMFRFAYDASAPFMEIIGLVFESLAEASTVIPNEIVASFVGDGIFSGLGFILTFIPPIFFLFLGIAILEDSGYLARAAFIMDRIMFKLGLHGRSFIPMLLGFGCNVPAMMATRSIEGKKDRLITLLVNPFISCGARLPVYILIAGAFFGSMATAAVWSMYFIGIAVAIGLALLLRKTVLKGEPAPFIMELPLYKAPTIRAIGTHMWERGLQFIKKAGTYLLAGAIMLWFLSTFPWGAEVEMSYTGMIGQALVPLFAPLGFDWRIVSSLVFGLLAKEIAVEALGIIYAVEGETAIAGALVANYNPVIGFTLMAFTLLYIPCVATIGTMKKESGSWKWTIFQVLLTLVVAYVVGLVITGIGALLGFA, encoded by the coding sequence ATGCCAAAAACTGTTGCTTTGATCGGAAACCCTAACGTTGGAAAATCGGTTATATTCAATAGCCTTGTGCCTGGTGCCAGGCAACATGTTGGAAACTGGCCGGGAAAAACTGTTGAGAAAAAAGAAGGAAAATGTGTTCACAAAGGAACTGAACTGAAAATTGTTGACTTGCCTGGAACATACAGCTTAACTGCTCGTGCCGTGGACGAGCTTGTTTCACGTAATTATATCGTGGAGGAAAAACCTGACGTTGTGGTTCACATTATCGACGCTTCAAACATTGAACGAAATTTGTATTTCACATTCTTATTGCTGGAATTGGAAGCAAACGTAGTTGTCGCATTGAATATGTTCGACATTGCCAAGGAGAAAGGCTACACAATTGATGTGAAAAAACTTTCAAAACAGCTCGGTGTGCCCGTGGTTCCCACAGTGGCAACTGCTAAAGAGGGTCTAGACAAACTCAAAGATGAGATTGTTTATGCTACGAAGAAACAAGTGTTGATAACTAAGCCTAAAATGGACTACGGAAAAGACCTTGAAACCAAGATAGATTCTGTTGCAAGGGTTGTGGAAAAAGATTTAGCGTTAACAAAAAAGTATCCCCCACGATGGCTTGCTATTAAACTGCTGGAAAAAGATGATGATGCCCTTGAAAAAATCGAAGGCAGTAAAATCCAAAAAGAAATTCAAGACGCTATCAATCAAGTACAAAAAACCATTGGAGACGACCCTGAAATTGTTCTTGCGGACAAACGATATGACCTTGTTAGCGAAGTACTGTCATCGAGTTTAGTTAAAGGCACAAAAAAGTGGACCATAACTGACATGCTCGACAAGGTGTTTATACACAAGTATTTGGGCATCCCTGTTTTCTTAACCCTGTTTTGGGCCATGTTCAGATTTGCTTATGATGCTTCTGCTCCGTTTATGGAGATAATTGGTTTAGTTTTTGAATCCCTTGCCGAAGCATCAACGGTTATTCCAAACGAAATTGTCGCGTCCTTTGTGGGTGACGGAATCTTCAGTGGACTAGGATTCATACTGACATTCATACCGCCGATATTCTTCCTGTTCCTTGGAATCGCCATACTGGAAGACAGTGGATACCTCGCCCGAGCTGCTTTCATAATGGACCGCATAATGTTCAAACTTGGATTGCATGGGCGCTCATTCATTCCTATGTTGTTAGGCTTTGGTTGCAACGTCCCCGCTATGATGGCTACACGAAGCATTGAAGGTAAAAAAGATCGACTGATTACGCTACTAGTCAATCCATTCATTTCATGCGGTGCACGACTACCCGTATACATCCTGATTGCAGGAGCATTCTTTGGTTCAATGGCAACAGCAGCAGTTTGGTCAATGTATTTCATTGGCATCGCAGTAGCAATCGGATTAGCCCTTCTGTTACGAAAAACAGTTCTCAAAGGCGAACCCGCACCATTCATCATGGAATTGCCTTTATACAAAGCACCTACCATTCGCGCCATTGGAACCCACATGTGGGAACGAGGTCTTCAATTCATCAAGAAGGCGGGAACATACCTATTGGCAGGTGCCATAATGTTGTGGTTCTTGTCAACCTTCCCGTGGGGCGCTGAAGTGGAAATGTCATATACAGGAATGATAGGTCAAGCCCTTGTTCCACTGTTTGCGCCGTTAGGCTTTGACTGGAGAATCGTATCTTCACTGGTCTTTGGCTTGTTGGCGAAAGAAATCGCAGTAGAAGCGCTTGGAATAATATACGCAGTTGAAGGCGAAACAGCGATTGCAGGCGCCCTAGTGGCAAACTACAATCCGGTCATCGGTTTCACTTTGATGGCTTTCACACTGCTGTATATTCCATGTGTCGCAACAATCGGCACCATGAAAAAAGAGTCCGGCTCATGGAAGTGGACAATCTTCCAAGTGCTGTTAACTCTGGTGGTGGCATACGTTGTTGGCTTGGTCATCACTGGAATAGGAGCACTATTAGGATTTGCATAA